One Oscillospiraceae bacterium genomic region harbors:
- a CDS encoding ABC transporter substrate-binding protein produces the protein MKKLVSSVLAASMVLSLAACGSSASSAAESTAASSDAASTAATAEAGEGSGAYTGTPIKIGGIGPITGAAAVYGQAVKNAEELAVKEINAANGSDVFEWKFEDDEHDAEKSVNAYNTLKDWGLQVLAGPVTTTPSLAVAAETANDNIFMMTPSASAVDVIATGDNVFQICFTDPNQGVASADYIADNQLGTKVGIIYDSSDAYSRGIHDKFQAEAAEKGLEIVADEAFTSDNKSDLSTQVAKCQEAGADLVFLPIYYQEASQILIVANKTGYEPTFFGCDGMDGILAIEGFDTSLAEGLMLLTPFAADAKDEKTQAFVTAYEEAYGDTPNQFAADAYDVVYAIYQAALAGNINGDMDASDICEALKTQFSSMTFDGLTGDGMTWDASGAVSKAPKAVVIKDGAYAAM, from the coding sequence ATGAAAAAACTCGTTAGTTCTGTTCTGGCAGCTTCTATGGTGCTGAGCCTGGCTGCCTGCGGCTCCTCGGCTTCTTCTGCTGCTGAGAGCACCGCTGCATCCTCTGATGCAGCTTCCACCGCCGCTACTGCTGAGGCAGGCGAGGGCTCCGGCGCTTACACCGGCACCCCCATCAAGATCGGCGGCATCGGCCCCATCACCGGCGCTGCCGCTGTGTATGGCCAGGCTGTTAAGAACGCTGAAGAGCTGGCTGTCAAGGAGATCAACGCCGCCAACGGCAGCGATGTCTTTGAGTGGAAGTTCGAGGATGACGAGCATGACGCTGAGAAGAGCGTGAACGCTTATAACACCCTGAAGGACTGGGGCCTGCAGGTCCTGGCTGGTCCAGTTACCACCACCCCGTCCCTGGCCGTTGCAGCTGAGACTGCCAACGACAACATCTTCATGATGACCCCGTCTGCTTCTGCTGTTGACGTCATCGCCACTGGCGACAATGTCTTCCAGATCTGCTTCACCGACCCCAACCAGGGCGTTGCTTCTGCTGATTACATCGCAGACAACCAGCTGGGCACCAAGGTCGGCATCATCTATGATTCTTCCGACGCTTACAGCCGCGGTATCCACGACAAGTTCCAGGCTGAGGCTGCCGAGAAGGGTCTGGAGATCGTTGCTGACGAGGCTTTCACCTCTGACAACAAGTCTGACCTGTCCACCCAGGTTGCCAAGTGCCAGGAGGCCGGTGCTGATCTGGTCTTCCTGCCTATCTACTATCAGGAGGCTTCCCAGATCCTGATCGTCGCCAACAAGACCGGCTATGAGCCCACCTTCTTCGGCTGCGACGGCATGGACGGTATCCTGGCCATCGAAGGCTTCGACACCTCTCTGGCTGAGGGCCTGATGCTCCTGACTCCGTTCGCTGCTGACGCAAAGGACGAGAAGACCCAGGCTTTCGTTACCGCTTACGAGGAGGCTTACGGCGACACCCCGAACCAGTTCGCTGCTGATGCTTACGATGTCGTCTACGCCATCTACCAGGCTGCCCTGGCTGGCAACATCAACGGCGACATGGATGCCAGCGACATCTGCGAGGCTCTGAAGACCCAGTTCAGCTCCATGACTTTCGACGGCCTGACCGGCGATGGCATGACCTGGGATGCTTCCGGCGCTGTTTCCAAGGCTCCTAAGGCTGTTGTCATCAAGGACGGCGCTTACGCTGCCATGTAA